In one Streptomyces venezuelae genomic region, the following are encoded:
- a CDS encoding SsgA family sporulation/cell division regulator: MSTVIEQAVEARLVAAEPRMPTIPATLHYDRRDPFAVRMSFPAPATLEGIEVYWTFARELLVHGVERAVGDGDVRVRPYGFDRTVVEFHAPEGTAIVHIRTGDLRRFLRSSMALVPAGQESRHVDLDQDLAELMRDAC, from the coding sequence TTGTCCACCGTCATCGAGCAAGCCGTAGAGGCCCGCCTGGTCGCCGCCGAGCCGCGGATGCCGACCATTCCCGCAACGCTCCACTACGACCGGCGGGATCCGTTCGCCGTGCGCATGAGCTTCCCCGCTCCCGCGACCCTGGAAGGCATCGAGGTCTACTGGACCTTCGCCCGTGAGCTCCTCGTCCACGGCGTGGAGCGTGCGGTGGGCGACGGCGACGTGCGCGTGCGTCCGTACGGGTTCGACCGCACGGTCGTGGAGTTCCACGCCCCCGAGGGCACCGCGATCGTCCACATCCGCACCGGGGACCTCCGCCGTTTCCTGCGCAGCTCGATGGCGCTGGTGCCGGCCGGCCAGGAGAGCCGCCACGTGGATCTCGACCAGGACCTGGCCGAGCTGATGCGGGACGCGTGCTGA